From one Suricata suricatta isolate VVHF042 chromosome 8, meerkat_22Aug2017_6uvM2_HiC, whole genome shotgun sequence genomic stretch:
- the LOC115298315 gene encoding histone H2A type 2-A: MSGRGKQGGKARAKAKSRSSRAGLQFPVGRVHRLLRKGNYAERVGAGAPVYMAAVLEYLTAEILELAGNAARDNKKTRIIPRHLQLAIRNDEELNKLLGKVTIAQGGVLPNIQAVLLPKKTESHHKAKGK; encoded by the coding sequence ATGTCTGGTCGTGGCAAACAGGGAGGCAAAGCTCGCGCCAAGGCCAAGTCGCGCTCGTCCCGCGCCGGCCTGCAGTTCCCGGTGGGCCGGGTGCACCGCCTGCTGCGCAAGGGCAACTACGCCGAGCGGGTGGGGGCCGGCGCGCCTGTGTACATGGCGGCGGTGCTGGAGTACCTGACGGCCGAGATCCTGGAGCTGGCGGGGAACGCGGCCCGCGACAACAAGAAGACGCGCATCATCCCCCGCCACCTGCAGCTGGCCATCCGCAACGACGAGGAACTGAACAAGCTGCTGGGCAAAGTCACCATCGCCCAGGGCGGCGTGCTGCCCAACATCCAGGCGGTGCTGCTCCCCAAGAAGACGGAGAGCCACCACAAGGCGAAGGGCAAGTGA
- the LOC115299019 gene encoding histone H4 — protein sequence MSGRGKGGKGLGKGGAKRHRKVLRDNIQGITKPAIRRLARRGGVKRISGLIYEETRGVLKVFLENVIRDAVTYTEHAKRKTVTAMDVVYALKRQGRTLYGFGG from the coding sequence ATGTCTGGGAGAGGAAAGGGTGGTAAGGGCTTGGGCAAAGGTGGCGCTAAGCGGCACCGCAAAGTCTTAAGGGATAACATCCAGGGCATCACCAAGCCGGCGATCCGGCGCCTGGCCCGCCGTGGGGGAGTCAAGCGGATCTCCGGCCTCATCTACGAGGAGACTCGGGGCGTGCTCAAGGTTTTCCTGGAAAACGTCATTCGGGACGCAGTCACCTATACCGAGCACGCCAAGCGCAAGACGGTCACTGCTATGGACGTAGTGTACGCCCTCAAGCGGCAGGGACGCACCCTGTACGGTTTCGGAGGTTAA